A genomic window from Sphingobacterium spiritivorum includes:
- the dapA gene encoding 4-hydroxy-tetrahydrodipicolinate synthase: MNELHGAGVALVTPFNAEGSIDFEALAQLIELQINEGMNYLVSLGTTGEVATLSKEERKRIWDFTAKQVNGRVPLVAGIGGNHTAEIVTQVQEFDNSAYCAILSVSPYYNKPTQEGIYQHYKAIATASKLPVILYNVPGRTGSNMTAETTIRLAKDFDNIVAIKEASANFAQFSAIMRDKPEGFLLISGDDPATLPMMALGAVGIISVVGNAYPAKVATLSRLCTEGNYADARQIHNELLEITDLCFIEGNPAGVKYILQQKGIGRDHVRLPLVPVSVRTQQAIEQEMKTLG, encoded by the coding sequence ATGAACGAGCTTCACGGAGCAGGAGTCGCATTAGTCACTCCGTTTAATGCAGAAGGATCTATTGATTTTGAAGCCCTGGCACAACTGATCGAGCTTCAGATCAATGAAGGTATGAACTATTTGGTTTCTTTAGGAACTACAGGCGAAGTCGCTACACTTTCTAAAGAAGAACGAAAGCGTATCTGGGATTTTACTGCCAAACAGGTGAATGGCCGCGTTCCATTGGTTGCCGGAATTGGTGGAAATCATACTGCAGAAATTGTCACTCAGGTACAGGAATTTGACAACAGTGCTTACTGTGCGATTCTTTCTGTTTCACCATATTACAACAAACCTACTCAAGAGGGTATCTACCAGCATTATAAGGCAATAGCTACCGCTTCAAAACTTCCGGTTATCTTATATAATGTTCCGGGAAGAACAGGCAGCAACATGACAGCTGAAACAACGATTCGCCTGGCAAAGGATTTTGATAATATCGTAGCGATCAAAGAAGCATCCGCGAATTTTGCTCAGTTCAGTGCCATTATGAGAGATAAACCTGAAGGGTTTCTCCTTATCTCGGGAGATGATCCCGCTACACTGCCCATGATGGCACTGGGAGCTGTAGGTATTATTTCGGTAGTCGGAAATGCGTATCCGGCAAAAGTAGCCACCTTATCCAGACTTTGCACAGAGGGTAATTATGCTGATGCAAGACAAATTCATAATGAGTTACTGGAAATTACGGACCTATGCTTTATAGAAGGCAATCCGGCCGGTGTCAAATACATATTACAGCAGAAAGGTATCGGCAGGGATCATGTACGATTACCGCTTGTACCTGTAAGTGTCAGGACTCAACAGGCGATAGAACAGGAAATGAAAACATTAGGATAA
- a CDS encoding SIMPL domain-containing protein, which yields MKSNAVVIAVIAGLSFIIFGSVLGGAYRYKFKSSNTINVTGNAKKDFESDLVKWTAVYSRKSMELSEASEQLKRDRDLVRDFLIKQGIKSNEIRFNAVSITKDFNYTNDGNGNSYSTFSGYSLSQNVSIESRDLDKVDAASREISTLISQGLELSSNTPSYYYSKLEDLKLELISQASSNAHLRAGNIAKEAGSSLGDLVKADLGIFQITGQNDNEEYSYGGAFNTTSRSKTANITVKTSYLTN from the coding sequence ATGAAGTCTAATGCTGTAGTTATTGCGGTTATCGCAGGTCTTTCCTTTATTATTTTTGGATCCGTACTCGGAGGAGCCTATCGTTATAAATTCAAAAGTTCCAATACGATTAATGTCACAGGAAATGCAAAGAAAGACTTTGAGTCTGATCTGGTAAAATGGACGGCTGTGTACAGTCGGAAGTCTATGGAGCTTAGTGAAGCTTCGGAACAGCTTAAAAGAGACAGGGATCTTGTACGGGACTTTCTTATTAAACAAGGGATCAAATCAAATGAGATCCGGTTTAATGCTGTCAGCATTACCAAAGATTTCAATTATACCAATGACGGTAACGGAAATAGTTACAGCACTTTTTCAGGGTACAGCCTTTCGCAGAATGTAAGCATTGAATCCCGGGATCTGGACAAGGTAGATGCTGCCTCCCGAGAGATTTCAACACTAATCTCTCAGGGTCTGGAGCTTAGTTCCAATACACCGAGTTACTATTACTCCAAGCTGGAAGATCTGAAACTGGAGTTAATTTCTCAAGCCTCCAGTAATGCACATCTGCGTGCCGGTAATATTGCTAAAGAAGCCGGTTCAAGTTTGGGTGATTTAGTAAAAGCAGACCTTGGGATCTTTCAGATCACCGGACAAAATGATAACGAAGAGTACTCTTACGGAGGCGCTTTCAATACGACTTCCAGAAGTAAAACAGCAAATATCACTGTCAAGACCAGCTATTTGACAAATTAA
- a CDS encoding S9 family peptidase yields the protein MKVRFCLFTALALTSSAFAQKKPVDHTVYDNWKSISSANISPSGSYIFYSITPQEGNSLFVLKNNENKEIITLPRGYNSQLTKDEGYFVSLIKPTFEETRQAKIKKKKAEEMPKDSLFVYAVKTGNQYKFPNVKSYQVPKEIATYMAFVSDVKSKPSQDTTQKKKEKEKTITTLHLFNLQTGDTTNFAQVDQYKINEAGTKLIFSTKVEDKDSLSKVPGVYLYDLPAKKLTKITNRKGAFKNFEFDKSSNQIAYLGDLSKAKSLLKDFNLFYFKSGQDSATVIAAKNSANIPQNWYVSGDGNIQFSDNGEKLFFGLAPVPRTRDTTLVDFEHAKVDIWSWQDDYLQTQQLVNLKRDLAKNYLAVIYPAQGNRILPLVDDTFSRTYLSDSKNAEWILATSDYGRRIAYQWNTSIKQDLYVISTLNGQKKKVIENFSGHADISPDGTHIVYFNLDNSNWYSFNIASGQTIHLNKDLPVNFSDEDNDMPAQAGSYGIAGWSTDGKSVFINDKYDIWNFALDGKDKSIATNGLGRASNTVLRYLDLSREEDRKSTLIANNTSYLVTAFNEVSKESGIYEVSNKKNKNPEKIIMAPYTFRRYSASDNKKAIIYTKEDYQDSPDLYLTSDFVKETPLTYINPQQEQYNWGTAELVHWKTPNGYAAEGILYKPEDFDPNKKYPIIAYFYEKLSDGLYTYQAPAPTPSRLNISYFVSNGYLVFAPDIRYEIGSPGKSAEEYINSGMRYLAQNSWVDSTKMGIQGQSWGGYQVAHLITRTNMYAAAWTGAPVVNMTSAYGGIRWQTGMSRQFQYEKTQSRLGKTLWEGLDTYLENSPLFQLDKVNTPVVIMANDNDGAVPWYQGIEMFTALRRLQKPVWMLNYNGEEHNLIQRQNRKDIQIREAQFFDHFLKGKPAPNWISKGVPAINKGIDWGFDTN from the coding sequence ATGAAAGTCAGATTTTGTCTTTTCACAGCACTAGCTCTTACTTCAAGTGCATTTGCGCAGAAAAAACCAGTCGACCATACGGTCTATGACAACTGGAAAAGTATCAGCTCTGCGAATATCAGCCCTTCCGGATCGTATATCTTCTACAGTATAACACCGCAGGAAGGCAATAGTTTATTTGTTCTCAAGAATAATGAGAATAAGGAAATCATTACACTTCCAAGAGGATATAACAGTCAGCTCACTAAAGATGAAGGTTATTTTGTATCACTGATCAAGCCGACTTTTGAAGAAACACGCCAGGCCAAGATCAAAAAGAAGAAAGCAGAGGAAATGCCCAAAGATTCTCTTTTTGTATATGCTGTAAAAACCGGAAATCAATATAAATTTCCAAATGTAAAATCTTATCAGGTTCCGAAGGAAATAGCCACATATATGGCATTTGTCTCTGATGTAAAATCAAAACCTTCACAAGACACAACACAAAAGAAAAAAGAAAAGGAAAAAACAATTACCACATTGCATTTATTTAATCTGCAAACGGGCGATACCACCAATTTTGCACAGGTGGATCAGTATAAAATAAATGAGGCGGGAACAAAATTGATTTTTTCAACTAAAGTAGAGGATAAGGATTCCCTTTCAAAAGTTCCGGGTGTATATCTTTACGATCTTCCGGCTAAGAAATTAACTAAGATTACGAACAGAAAAGGAGCTTTCAAAAATTTTGAGTTTGATAAATCCAGCAATCAGATCGCCTATCTGGGTGATCTTTCTAAAGCAAAATCGCTGTTAAAGGATTTCAATCTGTTCTATTTCAAATCCGGCCAGGATTCGGCGACTGTAATCGCTGCTAAAAACAGCGCCAATATACCTCAGAACTGGTATGTTAGTGGAGACGGAAATATTCAGTTTAGCGATAACGGTGAAAAATTATTTTTCGGTCTTGCTCCTGTTCCCCGTACACGCGATACGACACTGGTAGACTTTGAACATGCTAAAGTTGATATCTGGAGCTGGCAGGATGATTATCTGCAAACACAACAATTAGTTAACCTGAAAAGAGATCTGGCTAAAAACTATCTGGCCGTTATCTATCCTGCTCAGGGCAACCGTATCTTACCGCTTGTCGATGATACGTTTTCCAGAACTTATCTGAGTGACAGCAAAAATGCAGAATGGATTCTGGCTACTTCAGATTATGGCAGAAGAATAGCTTACCAATGGAATACGTCAATAAAACAGGATCTGTATGTTATATCTACCTTAAACGGTCAAAAGAAAAAAGTAATTGAAAACTTTTCCGGTCATGCGGATATTTCCCCTGACGGCACACATATTGTTTATTTCAATCTGGACAACAGCAACTGGTACAGTTTTAATATTGCCAGCGGGCAGACCATACACTTAAATAAAGATCTTCCGGTCAACTTTTCTGACGAAGACAATGATATGCCTGCACAGGCTGGCTCTTACGGAATCGCTGGATGGTCTACAGACGGAAAATCGGTATTTATAAATGATAAATATGACATCTGGAATTTTGCATTAGACGGAAAAGACAAGTCTATTGCAACAAACGGACTTGGTCGCGCGTCAAATACGGTATTACGTTATCTGGACCTTTCCCGTGAAGAAGATCGCAAATCTACACTGATAGCGAATAACACCAGTTATCTGGTAACGGCTTTCAATGAAGTGAGTAAAGAAAGCGGTATCTATGAAGTTTCCAATAAGAAAAACAAAAATCCGGAAAAGATTATCATGGCGCCTTACACCTTCAGAAGATACAGCGCTTCGGACAACAAAAAGGCGATCATCTATACAAAAGAGGATTACCAAGATAGCCCGGATCTGTATCTGACATCGGATTTTGTAAAAGAAACCCCACTAACATATATCAATCCTCAACAGGAACAATACAACTGGGGAACTGCAGAACTGGTACACTGGAAGACACCTAACGGATATGCTGCTGAGGGTATTCTCTATAAACCGGAAGACTTTGATCCGAACAAGAAGTATCCTATCATCGCTTATTTTTACGAAAAGCTATCCGATGGTCTTTACACCTATCAGGCGCCTGCACCTACTCCATCCCGTCTGAATATTTCTTATTTCGTAAGTAACGGTTATCTGGTCTTTGCTCCTGACATTCGCTATGAAATCGGCAGCCCAGGCAAATCGGCTGAAGAATATATCAATTCCGGCATGCGATATCTGGCTCAAAATTCATGGGTAGATTCTACTAAAATGGGTATACAGGGACAAAGCTGGGGCGGATACCAGGTGGCTCACCTGATTACCCGAACAAATATGTATGCTGCAGCATGGACCGGAGCACCGGTAGTCAATATGACATCGGCCTACGGTGGCATACGCTGGCAGACCGGTATGTCTCGTCAGTTTCAGTATGAAAAAACGCAAAGCCGCTTAGGAAAGACACTTTGGGAAGGACTGGATACTTATCTGGAAAACTCTCCTTTATTCCAGTTAGATAAAGTAAACACACCTGTAGTGATTATGGCGAATGACAATGATGGCGCTGTGCCATGGTACCAGGGAATTGAAATGTTTACCGCATTAAGACGATTACAAAAACCTGTATGGATGCTCAATTATAATGGTGAAGAGCATAATCTTATCCAACGTCAGAACCGTAAGGATATACAGATACGTGAAGCACAGTTTTTTGATCACTTTCTGAAAGGAAAACCTGCTCCAAACTGGATTTCCAAAGGTGTGCCTGCAATAAACAAAGGAATAGATTGGGGATTTGACACAAATTAA
- a CDS encoding metallophosphoesterase family protein, which yields MIRLAIISDIHGNLPALQSVLEDIRLRAISQIYCLGDLIDFAPWGNEVIDQIKSLGIPCLLGNHDERIAFDQEIRPLPHHSEEETAVRYLAINHSKATITSAHKEFLAQLPYQLRLMYKVGAKQWNIQLVHASTRSNDEYVYEDHEEADLIEMLSQSDADLLAMGHTHLSYRRKVTLPSGNVSTALNCGSVGRSKENDRKATYAVITLTEEALETEIIKVDYPIAEVAEAIAESSIPDFYADFLLKST from the coding sequence ATGATCAGATTAGCCATCATCAGTGATATACATGGAAATCTGCCTGCATTACAATCTGTATTGGAAGATATCAGACTGAGGGCTATCAGTCAGATTTATTGTCTTGGCGATCTGATTGATTTTGCTCCCTGGGGAAATGAAGTAATCGATCAGATTAAATCTCTGGGTATTCCCTGTCTTCTGGGAAATCATGATGAGCGAATTGCTTTTGATCAGGAGATAAGACCTTTGCCTCACCACAGTGAAGAAGAGACTGCCGTAAGGTATTTAGCGATCAATCACTCTAAGGCAACAATTACTTCGGCTCATAAAGAATTTCTCGCTCAACTTCCGTATCAACTCAGACTGATGTATAAAGTCGGAGCAAAACAGTGGAATATCCAGCTGGTGCATGCCAGTACCCGAAGCAATGATGAATATGTATATGAAGATCATGAGGAGGCAGATCTCATCGAGATGCTGTCACAGTCCGATGCAGACCTGCTGGCAATGGGACATACACATTTATCGTACCGGCGTAAGGTTACGCTTCCTTCAGGAAATGTCAGTACAGCGTTGAACTGTGGTTCTGTAGGTCGTTCAAAGGAGAACGATCGTAAAGCTACGTATGCAGTTATTACGCTTACTGAAGAGGCGTTAGAAACCGAAATTATAAAAGTGGACTATCCGATAGCAGAAGTAGCAGAAGCTATTGCAGAAAGTAGTATCCCGGATTTTTATGCTGATTTTCTATTAAAATCTACATAG
- a CDS encoding NAD(P)H-hydrate dehydratase encodes MKILNAIQLKAADQLTIAAQHISSLELMERASFALTLAIERDLKDISGYSFAVLCGSGNNGGDGLAVARMLQEKGAAVQIYLLNASRYSDDNLQNQRKVHPDFIKSFEAGQPPEINKDAIILDCLFGAGLSRPLDESYRALIESINNHPNYILSADLPSGLQADVINTADAIVVKATKIYTFHSPKLAMLLPQHQEWVDKYEVIDIRLDPAGIRQQHVDHYYVTEQWASAKLKARNRFAHKGTFGHALLIGGSYGKIGAVRLSATAAARSGCGLVTVYIPGCGYTPVQASVPEIMVLTDSNNNYIANYPAIKPYTAIGVGIGMGQEGPTGTAFVKLMRSLASDTRLVLDADALNLLATRQDLMANLPANTILTPHPKELKRLIGEWTDDMEKIEKVQNFTSQHQVIIIVKGANTMTVLPDGKLYFNSTGNAGMATGGSGDVLTGIITSLLAQGYAAADAAILAVYLHGAAGDAARKEWGEESLIASDIISCLSTAFQHLRSSRIF; translated from the coding sequence ATGAAAATACTGAATGCGATCCAGTTAAAGGCAGCCGACCAGTTGACGATTGCTGCGCAGCATATTTCTTCATTGGAACTGATGGAAAGAGCTTCCTTTGCACTGACGCTGGCAATAGAACGGGACCTGAAGGATATTTCCGGTTATTCCTTTGCGGTGCTGTGTGGCTCCGGAAATAACGGAGGTGACGGACTTGCCGTTGCCCGCATGCTGCAGGAGAAAGGGGCTGCAGTGCAGATATATCTTCTGAACGCCTCCCGTTACAGCGATGATAACCTTCAGAATCAGAGAAAAGTTCACCCCGATTTTATTAAATCCTTTGAGGCAGGGCAACCTCCTGAAATTAATAAAGACGCCATTATTCTGGATTGTCTTTTCGGTGCAGGCTTGTCCAGACCCCTTGATGAGAGCTATCGTGCGTTGATTGAAAGTATTAACAATCATCCTAATTATATCCTGTCGGCAGATCTTCCTTCTGGATTGCAGGCAGATGTGATCAATACCGCTGATGCAATTGTAGTAAAGGCAACCAAGATATATACATTTCATAGTCCTAAGCTGGCTATGTTGCTTCCTCAGCATCAGGAATGGGTAGATAAATATGAAGTGATTGATATCCGGCTGGATCCGGCTGGGATCCGGCAACAACATGTGGATCATTATTATGTGACTGAACAATGGGCATCCGCAAAGTTGAAAGCCCGCAATCGATTTGCACATAAGGGCACTTTCGGACATGCTTTATTGATCGGCGGAAGCTACGGTAAGATAGGAGCGGTCAGGCTGAGTGCTACTGCTGCTGCCAGATCCGGTTGTGGTCTTGTTACTGTGTATATACCGGGCTGCGGATATACGCCTGTTCAGGCTTCCGTTCCTGAAATAATGGTGCTGACCGATTCAAATAATAATTATATCGCCAATTATCCTGCTATCAAACCTTATACTGCTATAGGAGTAGGTATAGGAATGGGACAGGAGGGACCTACGGGAACTGCATTTGTGAAATTGATGCGATCTCTTGCTTCAGATACCCGACTTGTACTTGATGCAGATGCATTGAACCTGTTGGCTACACGACAGGATTTGATGGCAAATCTTCCCGCAAATACGATTCTTACACCGCATCCAAAAGAATTGAAAAGACTGATCGGAGAATGGACGGATGATATGGAAAAGATAGAAAAGGTCCAAAATTTTACATCCCAGCATCAGGTGATTATCATTGTTAAGGGGGCTAACACGATGACCGTATTGCCGGATGGGAAGTTGTACTTTAATTCTACAGGAAACGCAGGTATGGCAACCGGAGGTAGTGGCGATGTATTGACCGGAATTATCACTTCTTTACTGGCACAGGGGTATGCTGCAGCAGATGCGGCTATACTGGCTGTATATCTTCACGGCGCAGCGGGCGATGCCGCACGAAAGGAATGGGGAGAAGAAAGCCTGATTGCATCTGATATCATTAGCTGCCTGAGCACAGCGTTTCAACACCTCAGATCTTCCCGTATATTTTAA
- a CDS encoding DUF2314 domain-containing protein, which translates to MASNEIFFAPGDSPKMMDAFKNAQQTFKYFWREWSWENRRIIPALTVACVKVAFSQRQADQEDPLVEHMWINEVDFDGINIRGILVNSPNALTNIANGDFVEIPLEQISDWLFAIPESKPKGFSKLFSGNPLPRAYGGFTIQAMRSDMSAQERKEHDKAWGLDFGDYSETLLVNQQKEHPENLEEHPMSKNMKEKLIEFIKDNPDELTQADEEGYTLLHRETIAGNKTSVEVLLAAGMDKEAKTNQGYTALDFAAKLDWKHILPLFETK; encoded by the coding sequence ATGGCAAGTAACGAAATATTTTTTGCGCCGGGAGACAGTCCGAAGATGATGGATGCTTTTAAAAATGCACAACAGACATTTAAATACTTTTGGCGGGAATGGTCCTGGGAAAACAGACGAATTATCCCTGCTTTGACTGTTGCTTGTGTAAAGGTCGCTTTTTCACAGCGGCAGGCAGATCAGGAAGATCCACTGGTGGAGCATATGTGGATCAATGAAGTCGATTTTGACGGAATTAATATAAGAGGGATCTTGGTTAATAGTCCCAATGCATTGACAAATATTGCAAATGGCGATTTTGTAGAAATTCCTTTAGAACAGATCAGTGACTGGTTATTTGCGATACCGGAAAGCAAACCAAAAGGTTTTTCCAAGCTTTTTTCAGGAAATCCTTTACCAAGGGCATATGGCGGATTTACAATTCAGGCTATGCGCTCCGATATGTCTGCTCAGGAACGCAAAGAGCATGACAAAGCATGGGGACTGGACTTTGGTGATTACAGCGAAACATTACTCGTTAATCAGCAAAAAGAGCATCCCGAAAATCTGGAAGAGCATCCTATGAGTAAGAATATGAAAGAAAAACTTATCGAATTTATAAAAGATAATCCGGATGAACTTACCCAGGCAGACGAAGAAGGATATACGCTGTTGCACAGGGAAACCATTGCCGGAAACAAGACGTCTGTGGAAGTGCTTTTAGCTGCCGGAATGGATAAAGAAGCCAAAACAAACCAGGGATATACAGCTCTTGATTTTGCTGCAAAACTGGATTGGAAGCATATCCTTCCTTTATTTGAAACTAAATAG
- a CDS encoding MBL fold metallo-hydrolase, with amino-acid sequence MTKIHHINCLKIVTAVNDNVIGHCVLIESDHELFLIDTGVGLLDTKHPNERIGEQLIEMAGFRFNEDWTAVRQIGALGLENKPVTHCIISHLDPDHIGGLADFPAATVHVGKEEYDNFNSGNPRYLIHMLDHHPVIQTYAKTTDKWFGLEARKVNIKSDIDIYLIPLVGHTLGHCGVAFRQYDKWFFYIGDAYYMKKELTDKGHPVNDLAKARADNNEWRLDTLHKIREFMDHHPDVEVFGYHDIEEFDALLDNIK; translated from the coding sequence ATGACAAAAATACACCATATCAACTGTCTGAAGATAGTAACAGCAGTGAATGACAATGTGATAGGACATTGTGTATTGATCGAATCGGATCATGAACTATTTCTTATAGACACTGGTGTTGGTCTTTTGGATACAAAGCATCCCAATGAAAGAATAGGAGAGCAGTTGATAGAAATGGCAGGATTCCGCTTTAATGAAGACTGGACTGCAGTAAGGCAAATTGGTGCGTTAGGATTGGAGAATAAACCTGTCACACATTGCATTATTTCCCATCTGGATCCGGATCATATAGGAGGACTTGCTGATTTTCCTGCAGCTACAGTACACGTAGGAAAAGAAGAATATGACAATTTTAATAGCGGAAATCCACGTTATCTGATACATATGCTGGATCATCATCCTGTGATACAAACATATGCCAAAACTACGGATAAATGGTTTGGACTGGAAGCCAGGAAAGTTAATATTAAATCCGACATTGATATATACCTTATTCCCCTGGTCGGGCATACATTGGGACACTGCGGAGTTGCATTCCGACAGTATGACAAATGGTTCTTTTATATAGGCGATGCTTATTATATGAAAAAAGAGCTGACAGATAAGGGGCATCCGGTCAATGATCTGGCTAAAGCCAGAGCGGATAATAATGAATGGAGGTTGGATACACTGCACAAAATACGTGAATTTATGGATCATCATCCGGATGTAGAGGTTTTTGGTTATCACGATATAGAAGAGTTCGACGCCCTGCTGGATAACATAAAATGA
- a CDS encoding PDZ domain-containing protein — MRYLIVILFLCYVFPIRAQGHFEFIKDEEKAVIPFQFVRNLALVPIKINGVDLIFLVDTGVKETILFSLEDNTLSFKNTKKLKFNGLGENEGIEAIQATGNTVEVGGELIDTAHTVYVILNSDFNFSAYVGVPINGILGSHFFKDHPVEVDFVKHKLTVYRDSEQIERKVRKYERLDIELENSRPYIDTWLSLQQEGIKAKMLVDMGNSDAIMVFPSRVRDFRLNEPNIEEFIGRGFSGDIHGRMSRIHQFQMGKFIFRTPTSSFPDSIAVRSAKLVKDRVGSVGNELLMRFNIVFDYTSQAIYIRKNKFYNKPFLVDMSGLDVKHDGMIWVQDWVKVNIPSEVKNDQLTSTKPVYEASTGALQYKFVLKPSYSIVSVRKGSPAENAGLKKGDMLISINRRMTGMMSLDQIQHSLSEDEGKKINMVIRRNDQDVKVSFRLKDPIPYIEPS, encoded by the coding sequence ATGAGATACCTTATCGTCATATTATTTTTATGCTATGTATTTCCAATACGTGCTCAAGGTCATTTTGAATTTATAAAGGATGAAGAAAAAGCCGTTATCCCTTTTCAGTTCGTAAGAAATCTGGCTCTTGTTCCTATTAAGATTAATGGGGTGGATCTGATATTTCTCGTAGATACCGGTGTTAAGGAAACAATCCTGTTTAGTCTGGAAGACAATACGCTGAGTTTCAAAAATACCAAAAAGCTTAAGTTTAACGGATTGGGTGAAAACGAAGGGATAGAAGCTATTCAGGCTACTGGTAATACTGTAGAGGTGGGCGGAGAACTCATCGATACGGCACACACAGTATATGTGATATTAAACAGTGATTTTAATTTTTCGGCTTATGTTGGTGTGCCTATAAACGGTATTCTGGGAAGTCATTTTTTTAAAGATCATCCTGTAGAAGTAGATTTTGTAAAGCATAAGCTTACGGTTTACAGGGATAGTGAGCAGATTGAACGAAAAGTCAGAAAATATGAACGTCTGGATATAGAACTGGAAAACAGCAGACCTTATATCGATACCTGGTTATCGTTACAGCAGGAGGGTATAAAAGCCAAAATGCTGGTAGATATGGGCAACAGTGATGCTATTATGGTATTTCCTTCGCGCGTACGTGATTTCAGACTGAATGAGCCGAATATAGAAGAATTTATAGGGCGGGGATTTAGCGGAGATATACATGGCAGGATGAGTCGTATCCATCAGTTTCAGATGGGAAAATTTATCTTCAGGACTCCTACATCCTCATTCCCAGACAGTATTGCTGTCCGTTCTGCCAAACTCGTAAAAGATAGGGTAGGTTCGGTAGGAAATGAGCTGCTGATGCGCTTTAATATCGTATTTGATTATACAAGTCAGGCTATTTATATCCGAAAGAATAAATTTTACAACAAACCATTTCTGGTAGATATGAGTGGCTTAGATGTCAAGCATGATGGTATGATTTGGGTACAGGACTGGGTAAAAGTAAATATTCCGTCGGAAGTGAAAAATGATCAGTTGACCAGTACCAAGCCTGTATATGAAGCATCTACAGGAGCTTTACAATATAAATTTGTGCTGAAGCCATCCTATTCTATTGTCAGTGTCAGAAAAGGTTCTCCTGCAGAAAATGCAGGCCTGAAGAAAGGAGATATGCTAATCAGTATCAACAGAAGAATGACCGGAATGATGTCTTTGGATCAGATACAACATTCTCTGAGTGAAGATGAAGGAAAAAAAATTAACATGGTCATCCGAAGAAATGATCAGGATGTTAAGGTTTCTTTCCGGCTTAAAGATCCGATTCCTTATATAGAGCCATCGTAG
- the nudK gene encoding GDP-mannose pyrophosphatase NudK has protein sequence MIDKIKIVDTQILSDNWYVLRKITYEYVKKDGTKQIQSREAYDRGNGATILLYNEQQKTVILTRQFRLPTYVNGNSSGMLIETCAGLLDQDNPEDCIRRETEEETGYQIKDVRKVFEAYMSPGSVTEILYFFIAAYDKEMKVTEGGGLEQEEENIEVLEYPIEDAMNMITNGEIKDGKTIMLLQYIKLHGIL, from the coding sequence ATGATTGATAAAATAAAAATTGTGGATACGCAGATCCTTTCAGACAATTGGTATGTACTGCGTAAAATTACCTATGAATACGTCAAAAAAGATGGGACAAAACAGATACAAAGCAGGGAAGCATACGACCGGGGCAACGGAGCTACTATCTTACTCTATAATGAACAGCAAAAAACAGTGATTCTTACCCGGCAATTCAGATTGCCGACCTATGTCAATGGCAACAGCAGTGGCATGCTTATAGAAACATGTGCGGGGTTATTGGATCAGGATAATCCGGAAGATTGTATAAGACGGGAAACGGAAGAAGAGACGGGTTATCAAATAAAAGATGTGCGGAAAGTATTTGAAGCATATATGTCTCCGGGTTCGGTAACTGAGATCTTATATTTTTTTATTGCTGCATATGATAAAGAAATGAAAGTCACAGAGGGTGGGGGACTGGAACAGGAGGAAGAGAATATCGAAGTGCTGGAATACCCTATTGAAGATGCTATGAATATGATAACAAATGGCGAAATCAAAGACGGTAAAACTATTATGCTGCTCCAATATATAAAATTGCACGGTATTCTATAG